In the Candidatus Binatia bacterium genome, one interval contains:
- the dut gene encoding dUTP diphosphatase — protein sequence MEAVVVPVRRVRAARDPLPLPRYMTAGAAGMDLMADVTEPVEVPPGGRALVPTGLAVAIPLGYEAQVRPRSGLALRQGMTLLNTPGTIDADYRGEVQIIVVNLGAEPVTIRRGDRIAQLVLAPVARAVWNEVAALDESARGAGGFGHTDDARDD from the coding sequence ATGGAAGCGGTCGTCGTACCGGTCCGGCGCGTACGCGCGGCGCGGGACCCGCTGCCGTTGCCGCGCTACATGACCGCCGGCGCGGCGGGCATGGACCTGATGGCAGACGTCACCGAACCCGTTGAGGTGCCGCCCGGAGGGCGCGCCCTGGTGCCAACCGGCCTGGCGGTCGCCATTCCGCTTGGCTACGAGGCCCAGGTACGGCCGCGCAGCGGCCTCGCCCTGCGCCAGGGTATGACACTGCTCAACACCCCGGGGACCATCGATGCCGATTACCGCGGCGAAGTGCAGATCATCGTCGTCAACCTCGGCGCCGAGCCGGTAACCATCCGCCGCGGCGACCGTATCGCCCAGCTCGTCCTGGCACCCGTAGCCCGGGCGGTCTGGAACGAAGTGGCCGCCCTCGACGAGAGCGCGCGCGGCGCCGGCGGATTCGGACACACCGACGACGCCCGGGATGACTGA
- the purL gene encoding phosphoribosylformylglycinamidine synthase subunit PurL, producing MTATEAAEHGLSAEEFARICSTLGRAPNLVELGVFSVMWSEHCSYKSSRALLKTLPTRGPRVLQGPGENAGIVDIGDGLAVAFKIESHNHPSFVEPYQGAATGVGGILRDVFTMGARPIANLNSLRFGSVDHPRTRYLVNGVVAGIGGYGNCIGVPTVGGEVYFDEGYNENILVNAFTLGIVRTDAIFRACAAGVGNPVIYVGSKTGRDGIHGASLLASAEFTGETEQKRPTVQVGDPFTEKLLLEACLELMENDAIVAIQDMGAAGLTSSSVEMAGRGGMGIHLDLDRVPLRERGMSPYEILLSESQERMLIVARRGAEEVVRRVFARWDLDAAVIGTVTDDGHFRVSLHGEEVVRIPIGALTDDAPIYQRPATPPPGTDELQELRLEQVPLPGDYNQTLLRLLDSPNIASKSWVFAQYDYLVRSNTVVEPGSDAAVVRVKGTTKALAMSVDCNSRYCFLDPYVGAMVAVVESARNVVCAGATPIGLTDCLNFGNPEKPGVMWQFAEAIRGIRDACHALNVPVVSGNVSFYNETDGRPIPPTPTIAMVGLIDDVQQTTTQWFKTEGDVVVLLGRTREELGGSEYLAITRGLVCGTPPWIDLEVESALQRACRAAIGEGLVRSAHDISEGGLAVALAECCMSGPGPHLGAVIALEGAIRPDAILFGESQSRILVSVRRRHLARLRELAAAADVPAATLGEVRGRRLVIDPLVDLDIDELRRTWVEALPRRLGEPT from the coding sequence ATGACCGCAACCGAGGCCGCCGAACACGGTCTGAGCGCCGAGGAGTTTGCGCGCATCTGCTCGACCCTTGGGCGCGCTCCGAACCTCGTCGAACTCGGCGTCTTCTCGGTGATGTGGTCGGAGCACTGCAGCTACAAGAGCTCCCGAGCCTTGCTGAAGACCCTGCCGACCCGCGGACCGCGCGTGTTGCAGGGGCCGGGCGAAAACGCGGGCATCGTCGACATCGGCGACGGACTCGCCGTGGCTTTCAAGATCGAAAGCCATAACCATCCGTCGTTCGTCGAACCGTATCAGGGTGCGGCCACCGGTGTCGGCGGCATTCTGCGGGACGTATTCACCATGGGCGCCCGGCCGATCGCGAACCTCAATTCCTTGCGCTTCGGCAGCGTCGACCACCCGCGCACCCGCTATCTCGTCAACGGCGTGGTCGCCGGCATCGGCGGCTACGGCAACTGCATCGGCGTACCCACCGTCGGCGGCGAGGTCTACTTCGACGAAGGATACAACGAGAACATCCTCGTCAACGCCTTCACGCTCGGCATCGTGCGCACCGACGCCATCTTCCGCGCCTGCGCGGCCGGAGTCGGCAATCCCGTCATCTATGTCGGCTCGAAGACGGGCCGCGACGGCATTCACGGCGCCAGTCTCCTCGCCTCGGCCGAGTTTACCGGCGAAACCGAGCAGAAACGGCCGACCGTTCAGGTCGGCGATCCGTTCACCGAAAAACTCCTCCTCGAAGCCTGTCTGGAGCTCATGGAGAACGACGCCATCGTAGCGATCCAGGATATGGGCGCCGCCGGCCTCACCAGCTCGTCGGTGGAAATGGCCGGCCGCGGCGGTATGGGAATCCATCTCGACCTCGACCGCGTACCCCTGCGCGAACGGGGCATGTCGCCCTACGAAATACTGCTTTCCGAGTCCCAGGAGCGCATGCTTATCGTTGCCCGGCGCGGGGCGGAAGAGGTCGTTCGGCGCGTCTTCGCCAGGTGGGATCTCGATGCGGCGGTAATCGGCACGGTAACCGACGACGGGCATTTCCGCGTGTCGCTCCACGGCGAGGAGGTGGTACGCATTCCGATCGGCGCCCTTACCGACGATGCGCCGATCTACCAGCGGCCTGCCACGCCGCCCCCCGGCACCGACGAACTGCAGGAACTCCGCCTCGAACAGGTGCCGCTTCCCGGCGACTACAATCAGACGTTGCTGCGACTGCTCGACTCGCCCAATATCGCTTCCAAGAGCTGGGTGTTCGCCCAGTACGACTATCTCGTGCGCAGCAACACCGTGGTCGAGCCCGGTTCCGACGCCGCCGTCGTGCGCGTCAAAGGCACCACCAAGGCACTGGCGATGAGCGTCGACTGCAACAGCCGCTACTGCTTCCTCGACCCGTACGTCGGCGCCATGGTCGCCGTCGTCGAGAGCGCCCGTAATGTGGTCTGCGCCGGGGCGACCCCGATCGGGCTCACCGATTGCCTCAACTTCGGCAACCCCGAGAAGCCGGGGGTGATGTGGCAGTTCGCCGAGGCCATCCGCGGCATCCGCGACGCCTGCCACGCACTGAACGTGCCGGTGGTCAGTGGCAACGTGAGTTTCTACAACGAAACCGACGGACGGCCGATCCCACCGACGCCGACGATCGCCATGGTCGGACTGATCGACGACGTCCAACAGACGACCACCCAGTGGTTCAAGACCGAGGGCGATGTCGTCGTGTTGCTCGGTCGCACCCGCGAAGAGCTGGGAGGTAGCGAGTACCTGGCGATAACCCGCGGTCTCGTCTGCGGCACTCCGCCGTGGATCGACCTCGAGGTGGAAAGCGCGCTGCAGCGGGCATGCCGCGCCGCGATCGGCGAAGGTCTGGTGCGTTCGGCTCACGACATCAGCGAGGGCGGTCTGGCAGTGGCGCTTGCCGAATGCTGCATGTCGGGCCCGGGGCCTCACCTGGGAGCGGTCATCGCGCTGGAAGGGGCCATCCGCCCCGATGCGATCCTGTTCGGAGAAAGCCAGTCGCGAATCCTGGTCTCGGTCCGGCGCCGCCATCTCGCCCGCCTGCGCGAACTGGCCGCCGCGGCCGACGTCCCCGCGGCCACCCTCGGCGAAGTGCGCGGCCGCCGCCTCGTAATCGATCCGCTGGTCGATCTCGATATCGACGAGTTGCGGCGCACCTGGGTGGAGGCGCTGCCACGGCGCCTCGGGGAGCCGACATGA
- the purS gene encoding phosphoribosylformylglycinamidine synthase subunit PurS, which yields MRARVFITPKRGVLDPQGKAVEHSLHHLGFTEVQEVHLGKYIELALEGVSREEAQRRTDEMCRRLLANGVIEDYRFDIDE from the coding sequence ATGCGTGCGCGCGTGTTCATCACCCCCAAACGTGGCGTGCTCGACCCGCAGGGCAAGGCGGTCGAACACTCACTTCACCACCTCGGCTTCACGGAAGTCCAGGAGGTTCACCTCGGCAAGTACATCGAACTCGCTCTCGAAGGCGTGAGCCGCGAGGAGGCCCAGCGGCGCACCGACGAGATGTGCCGCCGCCTCCTCGCCAACGGCGTCATCGAAGACTATCGTTTCGACATCGACGAGTGA
- a CDS encoding hydantoinase B/oxoprolinase family protein, with amino-acid sequence MTIDPVTLEVFNHRFAAIAEEMGGVLCRSAFSPNIKERRDFSCAVFDAAGELVAQAAHIPVHLGSAGLSVQAAMRAVRMRRGDVVVLNDPFSGGTHLPDVTLVAPVFVGSGRRAVAYVANRAHHADIGGAAPGSLPLATEVYQEGLRLPPVRLVAAGRMVGEVVTLFLANTRVAEERRGDLLAQLAALRLGAERVAELMQTAGTKLTIAAMAALQAYSERLLRAELRRLPRGAFRAVDWMDDDGLLARRIPLRVALRLAGERAVVDFSGTAAQVPGGINANRAVTLAAVLYSFQALAGGRIPANAGLQRPLQIITPPGTLVNAVFPAAVAGGNVETSQRIVDVVWRALAQAASDLVPAASNGSMNNCALGGYDAVRQRHFAYYETVGGGAGGGPQGPGLGGVHTHMTNTLNTPVEVLEAAYPLRVTRYGFRPRSGGRGLHAGGDGIVREIEFLAPATVTLLTERRQIPPYGLRGGKPGRTGLNLLRRAGRVRRLPGKTTLAVGPGDRITLLTPGGGGWGRRGQRNAGPTSPLLRDERTTPHPGAVARRQRRRRA; translated from the coding sequence ATGACGATTGACCCGGTCACGCTGGAGGTTTTTAACCATCGCTTCGCCGCCATTGCCGAAGAGATGGGGGGTGTCTTATGTCGCAGTGCCTTCTCCCCGAACATCAAGGAGCGGCGCGATTTCTCGTGCGCGGTCTTCGACGCGGCCGGCGAACTGGTGGCGCAGGCCGCCCACATTCCCGTGCATCTCGGCTCTGCGGGGTTGTCCGTGCAGGCGGCAATGCGAGCGGTGCGGATGCGCCGCGGCGATGTGGTCGTGCTCAACGATCCTTTCTCCGGCGGAACCCATCTGCCCGACGTAACCCTGGTGGCGCCCGTGTTCGTGGGCTCAGGGCGCCGGGCGGTGGCGTACGTTGCGAATCGTGCCCACCATGCCGACATCGGCGGAGCCGCCCCGGGATCGCTGCCCCTGGCGACCGAGGTGTACCAGGAGGGTCTGCGGCTTCCGCCCGTGCGACTGGTGGCCGCCGGCCGCATGGTCGGTGAGGTCGTCACTCTTTTTCTCGCCAACACGAGGGTAGCGGAAGAACGGCGAGGCGACCTGCTCGCCCAACTGGCCGCTCTGCGACTCGGCGCGGAGCGCGTCGCCGAGTTGATGCAAACGGCGGGGACCAAACTGACGATCGCGGCGATGGCGGCGCTACAGGCGTATTCCGAGCGCCTGCTGCGTGCCGAACTGCGTCGGCTTCCGCGTGGAGCCTTTCGGGCCGTCGATTGGATGGACGACGACGGGCTGCTGGCGCGGCGAATTCCATTGCGGGTCGCGCTGCGTCTTGCCGGGGAACGCGCCGTGGTCGATTTCTCCGGGACGGCGGCGCAGGTGCCCGGTGGGATCAATGCCAATCGTGCCGTCACTCTGGCCGCGGTGCTGTATTCCTTTCAGGCCCTGGCGGGGGGGAGAATCCCGGCGAATGCCGGCCTGCAGCGGCCGCTGCAGATCATTACGCCACCGGGAACCCTGGTAAACGCCGTCTTCCCGGCGGCGGTGGCCGGCGGTAATGTCGAGACCTCGCAGCGTATCGTCGATGTCGTCTGGCGAGCGTTAGCACAGGCCGCGAGCGACCTGGTGCCGGCGGCCAGCAACGGGTCGATGAACAACTGTGCTCTGGGCGGGTACGACGCGGTTCGGCAGCGACACTTCGCCTATTACGAAACGGTCGGTGGCGGGGCCGGGGGTGGCCCACAGGGGCCTGGCCTCGGGGGCGTGCACACGCATATGACCAATACGCTCAACACTCCCGTGGAGGTGCTGGAGGCGGCGTATCCGTTGCGCGTGACGAGGTACGGGTTCCGGCCCCGTTCCGGCGGACGCGGGCTGCACGCCGGTGGCGACGGCATCGTACGCGAGATCGAATTCCTCGCCCCGGCGACCGTAACGCTTCTTACCGAGCGCCGACAAATACCCCCCTACGGTTTGCGCGGCGGCAAACCGGGACGGACGGGTCTTAACCTTCTGCGGCGCGCCGGACGGGTGCGCCGCCTGCCGGGAAAGACAACGCTGGCGGTCGGGCCGGGGGACAGAATTACGCTACTGACACCGGGTGGGGGCGGATGGGGTCGACGCGGCCAGCGCAATGCGGGGCCGACGTCCCCCCTCCTTCGAGACGAACGTACCACGCCCCACCCGGGGGCAGTCGCCCGGCGCCAACGCCGCCGCCGGGCATGA
- the pnp gene encoding polyribonucleotide nucleotidyltransferase has product MFRKVEAEFHGRRLTMEVGRMAKQADGAVLVSCGESLVLVTAVAAKSGREGIDFFPLTCDYQERTFAAGKIPGGFFKREGRPSERETLTSRLIDRPIRPLFPDGFTCETQVIATVLSHDRENDPDMLSVTGASAALHISDIPFHGPIAAVRIGRIGGQFVINPPLAQIDQSDLNLIVAGSREGIVMVEGGANGLPEDVMLDALFTAHEALQPLLDMQDGLQKALGKPKRAVVAPVRDEALMAAVAAEARPRFAAAFKVPAKQERAAAVAGAEADTGAALAATYPEQGKQIRDICEEIKSEVMRRAIVEEGRRVDGRGLEDIRPIECEVGVLPRAHGSALFTRGETQALAVATLGTSSDEQKIDALIGEHYKKFMLHYNFPPFSVGEVKFLRSPGRREIGHGALAERAVAAVLPPEDAFPYTIRVVSEILESNGSSSMATVCGASLALMDAGVPVLAPVAGIAMGLIKEGDEIRVLSDILGDEDHLGDMDFKVAGTRDGVTALQMDIKIGRVTRDIMSTALYQARAGRLHILQAMGAVIAQARTEMSQHAPRIVTLKIRPEKIRDVIGPGGKVIRGIIEETGVKIDVEDDGTVFIASSEGTAMQRAIDLIQGITAEAEVGKVYKGTVRKIVDFGAFVEILPGTDGLLHISQIGPGRVQRVSDVLKEGDEVMVKVLEVDKTGKIRLSRKEAIQNQGPASSAS; this is encoded by the coding sequence ATGTTTCGGAAGGTTGAGGCGGAGTTTCACGGCCGTCGGCTCACCATGGAGGTGGGGCGGATGGCTAAGCAAGCCGACGGTGCCGTGTTGGTGTCGTGCGGCGAGTCGCTGGTGCTGGTTACCGCGGTGGCGGCGAAAAGCGGGCGCGAGGGCATCGATTTCTTCCCGCTCACCTGCGATTACCAGGAGCGCACCTTTGCCGCCGGCAAGATTCCCGGCGGTTTCTTCAAACGCGAGGGTCGGCCCTCGGAGCGCGAGACGTTGACGTCGCGCCTCATCGATCGGCCGATTCGTCCGCTGTTCCCGGACGGTTTCACCTGCGAAACGCAGGTTATCGCCACCGTGCTGTCGCACGACCGCGAAAACGATCCCGACATGCTCTCTGTCACCGGCGCGTCGGCCGCTCTGCACATATCCGATATCCCGTTTCACGGGCCGATTGCGGCGGTTCGTATCGGCCGAATCGGCGGGCAGTTCGTCATCAATCCGCCCCTGGCGCAGATCGATCAGTCCGACCTGAACCTGATCGTGGCCGGCAGCCGCGAAGGCATCGTCATGGTTGAGGGCGGGGCGAACGGACTGCCCGAAGACGTCATGCTGGATGCATTGTTCACGGCGCACGAGGCCCTGCAGCCGCTGCTCGACATGCAGGACGGGTTGCAAAAAGCCCTCGGAAAACCGAAGCGCGCGGTGGTGGCGCCGGTACGTGACGAGGCGCTGATGGCGGCCGTGGCCGCCGAGGCCCGGCCGCGGTTCGCGGCCGCCTTCAAGGTGCCCGCCAAGCAGGAACGGGCGGCTGCCGTCGCCGGGGCGGAAGCGGACACCGGGGCGGCGCTGGCGGCGACTTACCCGGAACAGGGCAAGCAGATCCGCGACATCTGCGAAGAGATCAAGAGCGAAGTGATGCGGCGCGCCATCGTCGAAGAGGGGCGGCGCGTCGACGGCCGCGGCCTCGAGGATATTCGCCCGATCGAATGCGAGGTGGGTGTCCTGCCGCGCGCGCACGGCTCGGCGCTCTTCACCCGTGGCGAAACCCAGGCGCTGGCGGTGGCGACTCTCGGAACATCCTCCGACGAACAAAAGATCGACGCCCTGATTGGCGAGCACTACAAGAAGTTCATGCTGCACTACAACTTCCCGCCGTTCAGCGTCGGCGAAGTCAAGTTCCTCCGCAGCCCCGGACGCAGGGAAATCGGTCACGGGGCACTGGCCGAACGCGCGGTTGCCGCCGTACTGCCCCCCGAGGATGCTTTTCCGTACACGATCCGCGTCGTCTCGGAGATCCTCGAGTCGAACGGCTCGTCGTCCATGGCCACCGTTTGCGGGGCATCGCTGGCCCTCATGGACGCCGGCGTGCCGGTTCTGGCCCCGGTGGCGGGAATTGCCATGGGCCTCATCAAGGAAGGCGACGAGATCAGGGTTCTTTCCGACATCCTCGGCGACGAGGATCACCTCGGCGACATGGATTTCAAGGTGGCCGGTACCCGCGACGGCGTTACCGCGCTGCAGATGGACATCAAGATCGGCCGCGTGACGCGCGACATCATGAGCACCGCGCTCTACCAGGCGCGAGCGGGTCGACTGCACATCCTCCAGGCGATGGGCGCGGTCATTGCCCAGGCCCGCACGGAAATGTCGCAACATGCGCCCCGCATCGTCACGCTCAAGATCCGACCCGAAAAGATTCGTGACGTCATCGGCCCCGGCGGCAAGGTGATTCGGGGCATCATCGAGGAAACCGGCGTCAAGATCGATGTCGAGGACGACGGCACCGTGTTCATCGCCTCCTCCGAGGGCACCGCCATGCAGCGGGCCATCGATCTCATTCAGGGCATCACCGCCGAAGCCGAGGTCGGTAAGGTCTACAAGGGCACCGTCCGCAAGATTGTCGACTTCGGAGCCTTCGTGGAAATTCTGCCCGGAACCGATGGCCTGCTCCACATATCCCAGATCGGTCCCGGCCGCGTGCAGCGGGTAAGCGACGTCCTCAAGGAGGGCGACGAGGTGATGGTCAAGGTCCTCGAAGTCGACAAGACCGGCAAGATCCGGCTGAGCCGTAAGGAGGCCATACAGAACCAGGGACCGGCGTCGTCCGCCTCGTAG
- a CDS encoding insulinase family protein, with product MPNRRRVARSQLANGIRVVTETMPGVASVTVGIWVENGSRYERPDQAGISHYLEHLLFKGTERRTAAQIAEEFDAVGGVINAFTGKEYTCYYGKVLAEHMGVAEDVLSDIFLHSRFDPDEIERERSVVLQEISQVEDTPDDYVHDLFNLNFWPEHPLSFPVCGRAETVQRFSRHDFLDFVDSRYRPDRLIVAAAGNVEHQRLVAWAEREFSHLSGRTAGVDGVPPTPRRNVFHLEKPLEQVHLCLGTPGVSQRAEERYAAYLLNTALGGGMSSRLFQEVREKRGRAYAVYSFLSSYIDAGYIGIYVGTSAEWVEEVVAVILGELRSIRQHGLHPDELTRVKNQLKGNLLLGLETSDNRMSRIAKNEIYFGGDVSPSAVAARIDATGNDEIVALTTRLVRADAMALTLLGDLKGKPVGETMLDAA from the coding sequence ATGCCGAATCGACGCCGGGTCGCGCGATCGCAACTCGCCAACGGCATCCGCGTGGTTACCGAGACCATGCCGGGAGTCGCGTCGGTTACCGTCGGCATCTGGGTAGAGAACGGCTCCCGCTACGAACGTCCCGACCAGGCCGGCATCTCCCATTATCTGGAGCACTTGCTCTTTAAGGGTACGGAGCGCCGTACCGCCGCGCAGATCGCCGAGGAGTTCGATGCCGTCGGGGGCGTGATCAACGCTTTCACCGGCAAGGAGTATACCTGCTATTACGGCAAGGTTCTCGCCGAACACATGGGCGTGGCCGAAGACGTCCTGAGCGACATCTTCCTGCACTCGCGTTTCGATCCGGACGAGATCGAGCGCGAACGCAGCGTCGTGCTGCAGGAAATCTCGCAGGTGGAGGACACCCCGGACGATTACGTCCACGATCTTTTCAACCTCAACTTCTGGCCCGAGCATCCGCTCAGCTTCCCCGTCTGCGGTCGCGCCGAGACGGTCCAACGTTTTTCCCGGCACGATTTCCTCGATTTCGTCGATTCTCGCTATCGGCCGGATCGGCTGATTGTCGCGGCGGCCGGCAACGTCGAGCACCAGCGTCTGGTCGCGTGGGCGGAGCGGGAGTTCAGTCACCTCAGCGGCCGAACCGCCGGCGTCGATGGAGTACCGCCGACGCCCCGGCGCAACGTGTTCCACCTCGAGAAACCCCTGGAGCAAGTGCACCTCTGCCTCGGGACACCCGGGGTTTCGCAGCGCGCCGAGGAACGTTACGCGGCCTATCTGCTCAACACCGCGCTCGGCGGCGGCATGAGCTCTCGACTGTTCCAGGAAGTGCGCGAGAAGCGCGGCCGCGCCTACGCCGTGTACTCGTTCCTGTCGTCCTACATCGATGCGGGCTACATCGGCATCTACGTGGGAACCAGCGCCGAATGGGTCGAAGAGGTGGTTGCCGTGATCCTTGGCGAACTACGCTCGATCCGGCAGCACGGACTGCACCCCGACGAACTGACGCGCGTCAAAAACCAGCTCAAGGGCAACTTGCTACTCGGACTCGAGACCAGCGACAATCGCATGAGCCGCATCGCCAAGAACGAGATTTACTTCGGCGGCGACGTGTCGCCGAGCGCAGTGGCGGCCCGCATCGATGCGACCGGCAACGACGAGATCGTGGCTCTCACCACGCGTCTGGTGCGCGCGGACGCCATGGCGTTGACCCTGCTCGGCGACTTGAAGGGTAAACCGGTCGGGGAAACCATGCTCGACGCCGCGTGA
- the purQ gene encoding phosphoribosylformylglycinamidine synthase subunit PurQ codes for MRWGVVTFPGSNDDHDALHVIKHVLGDDAVPLWHKDRDLAGADCVVLPGGFSYGDYLRCGAMARFSPVMESIAEFARAGGLVMGICNGFQVLCEAGLLPGALIRNRGLRFLCGWVYLRLEETETPFTGRGKRGEVLHIPIKHGEGCYVADPATLERLEDNHQVILRYVDSSGRATPEANPNGSLNNIAGIVNAQRNVFGLMPHPEHAVEKLLGGDDGLRIFQSLRAAHSDGNRARTASTAPGH; via the coding sequence ATGCGCTGGGGTGTTGTGACCTTTCCCGGCTCCAACGACGATCACGATGCGCTGCACGTGATCAAACACGTGCTGGGAGACGACGCGGTGCCGTTGTGGCACAAGGACCGCGACCTCGCGGGTGCGGATTGCGTCGTCCTCCCCGGCGGCTTCTCCTACGGCGACTATCTGCGTTGCGGCGCCATGGCCCGGTTCTCCCCGGTGATGGAGAGCATTGCCGAGTTTGCCCGCGCCGGTGGGCTCGTCATGGGAATCTGCAACGGCTTCCAGGTGCTCTGCGAGGCGGGCCTGCTGCCCGGGGCGCTGATCCGCAACCGCGGCCTGCGCTTCCTCTGCGGCTGGGTGTACCTGCGCCTCGAAGAAACCGAAACCCCGTTCACCGGTCGCGGTAAGCGCGGCGAGGTGCTGCACATACCGATCAAGCACGGCGAGGGATGCTACGTCGCCGACCCGGCCACCCTCGAACGCCTCGAGGACAACCACCAGGTCATCCTGCGGTACGTCGACAGTAGCGGTCGGGCCACGCCGGAGGCGAACCCGAACGGCTCGCTGAACAACATCGCCGGCATCGTCAATGCGCAACGCAACGTCTTCGGCCTGATGCCGCACCCCGAACACGCGGTCGAAAAGCTCCTCGGCGGCGACGACGGCTTACGGATTTTCCAGTCCCTTCGCGCCGCGCACTCCGACGGTAACCGTGCGCGCACCGCCTCGACGGCACCCGGTCACTGA
- the purB gene encoding adenylosuccinate lyase, translated as MIDRYTRPAMGAVWTEETKLGLWLEIEILACEALARHGDVPNEVPGLLRGRARVDVGRMREIERDVGHDVIAFVTSIAEQCGPEGRFLHLGLTSSDVLDTAFAVQLVRAADLLVAGAEALRDVIGAQAQAHRGQVVIGRTHGIHAEPTTFGLKLAGWYTEMQRNVARLRAARETVRVGSLSGAVGTFAHLPPEVEAYVCEHLGLRPEPVATQVIPRDRHAEFFASLAVAAASVERYAVEIRHLQRTEVREAEEPFGSAQKGSSAMPHKRNPILSENVTGLARLLRGYAVAAFENVALWHERDISHSSVERVIGPDATIALDFMLHRMTGVIRGLVVHPDAMQANLERARGAVFSEAVLLALVRKGVSRDQAYRWVQRCGLRAFEGADFRVEVGADPDIIRHLSTGELQELFDLGHQLRYEPELFRRAFGGA; from the coding sequence ATGATCGATCGGTATACGCGGCCCGCCATGGGTGCGGTGTGGACGGAGGAGACGAAACTCGGCCTGTGGCTGGAAATCGAGATCCTCGCCTGCGAGGCGCTAGCCCGCCACGGCGACGTCCCGAACGAGGTCCCCGGCCTGCTCCGCGGCCGAGCCCGGGTCGATGTGGGCCGCATGCGGGAGATCGAGCGCGACGTCGGCCACGACGTCATCGCCTTCGTCACCTCGATCGCCGAGCAGTGCGGACCGGAAGGCCGCTTCCTGCATCTCGGGCTCACTTCCTCCGACGTCCTCGACACCGCCTTCGCCGTACAACTGGTTCGCGCCGCCGATCTGCTCGTTGCGGGCGCCGAGGCGCTGCGCGACGTCATCGGCGCACAGGCGCAGGCGCACCGGGGGCAGGTCGTCATCGGCCGCACCCATGGCATCCACGCCGAACCGACCACCTTCGGCTTGAAACTCGCGGGCTGGTACACCGAGATGCAGCGCAATGTTGCCCGCCTGCGCGCCGCCCGCGAGACCGTGCGCGTCGGCTCGCTTTCCGGCGCCGTGGGCACCTTCGCGCATCTGCCCCCGGAGGTCGAAGCCTACGTGTGCGAGCATCTCGGGCTGCGTCCCGAGCCCGTGGCCACACAGGTTATACCGCGGGATCGGCACGCCGAATTCTTCGCCTCCCTGGCGGTCGCGGCGGCCTCGGTGGAGCGCTATGCGGTCGAGATCCGACACTTGCAGCGCACCGAGGTGCGTGAAGCCGAGGAGCCCTTCGGCAGCGCTCAGAAGGGATCGTCGGCCATGCCGCACAAGCGCAACCCCATCCTCAGCGAGAATGTCACCGGCCTTGCCCGTCTGCTGCGCGGCTACGCCGTCGCCGCTTTCGAGAACGTCGCCCTCTGGCACGAGCGCGACATCAGTCATTCCTCGGTCGAACGGGTGATCGGACCGGACGCCACGATCGCCCTCGACTTCATGCTGCACCGCATGACCGGCGTGATCCGCGGCCTCGTCGTACATCCCGACGCCATGCAGGCCAACCTCGAACGGGCGCGCGGCGCCGTATTCTCGGAGGCGGTGCTGCTGGCCCTGGTGCGCAAGGGGGTCAGTCGCGACCAGGCCTACCGCTGGGTGCAGCGCTGCGGCCTGCGCGCCTTCGAGGGTGCGGACTTCCGCGTCGAGGTCGGCGCCGACCCCGACATCATCCGCCATCTCTCGACCGGCGAGTTGCAAGAGCTCTTCGACCTCGGCCATCAGTTACGCTATGAACCCGAGTTATTCCGGCGGGCATTCGGAGGGGCATGA
- the rpsO gene encoding 30S ribosomal protein S15, translating to MGLAPEKTQELIGQYQQHPADTGSPEVQVALLSARIEYLTEHFKAHKKDHHSRRGLLMLVGQRRRLLDYLKGKDFERYKSLIGRLGIRK from the coding sequence ATGGGGTTGGCTCCCGAAAAGACGCAGGAGCTCATCGGACAGTACCAGCAACACCCAGCGGATACTGGTTCTCCCGAGGTTCAGGTCGCGCTTCTCAGCGCTCGCATCGAGTATCTTACCGAGCACTTCAAAGCCCACAAGAAGGACCACCATTCACGGCGCGGTCTTCTGATGCTGGTAGGCCAGCGTCGGCGCTTGTTGGACTATTTGAAGGGTAAGGATTTCGAGCGCTACAAGAGCCTGATCGGGCGGTTGGGGATTCGCAAGTAG